The genomic DNA CGGCGGCGGCGGGAAGGCTCGTGGCACCCAGCCATCCGGCGAGCGGGTAGGTGACGAGGAAGCAGGCGTGGGAGAGAGCGAATTGGGTGGTGTAGACAAGGTTGCGGTTTGCTGGCGTGGAGGCTTCCGCGAGCAGCCTCGAGGAGGGTGTGTTGATCAGGGAGGTCCCGGCGCCGAGTACCGACCAAACGGTCAGCAGAGCCCACCACCCGGCACCAGTGTCCACCGCGATGATCGTGATACCGACCGCTGCGATGAGTCCGCTGACGACCACGGCCGTGCCGGCAAGCATGGTGCGGGTTACCCCGATGCGCTCGACGATCCAGGGAATGTTCAACGCCACCACCAGCGAGCCGACACCATAAGCGCCGAGCGTGACGGCGAGGGCTGCGTCGTCGAAGCCGAACACGCCCTTGGCATAGACGACGGAGTTCACCAGAACGAGCGCGGTGCCGGCGGCGACGACGATATTAGTGAGCATCAGAAACCGCAGGCTGGGCGAGCGGGCGAACACACGCATTCCGATCGACAGCCGCTGCCAGAACGAGGATGCCGGCTGATCGTGCAGCAACGACGGGAATCTGGTGGTCAACACGAGCACGGCTGATGCTGCGAAGCCGACGACGGTGCCCAGGAACAGGTTGTTGTAGCTGATCACGGCCAAAAGAGCCGCGGCAACGAGAGGACTCAGCAACGCTTCAAGGTCGTAAGCCAGGCGGGAGAGTGCCAGTGCCCGTGTGTAGTCGCGTGGCTCAGGGAGCACGGAGGGGATCAGCGACTGAAACGCGGGCGTGAATGTCGCGGATGCGGACTGCAGCACGAACACCAGCGCATAGATCTGCCAGGTCTCAGTCACGAACGGCAGCATCATCGCGATCAGCAGCCGGATCACGTCGGAACTGACGAGGACGGCCTTTTTCGGGAGCCGGTCCACGGTCGCGGCGATCAGGGGTGCGACTCCGACGTACGCGACCATCTTGATCGTCAACGCGGTCCCCAGCACTGACCCTGCCGCGGCGC from Microbacterium profundi includes the following:
- a CDS encoding MFS transporter — translated: MIQVLRNRTYRSLFSAQVIALVGTGLLTVALGLLAFDLAGAAAGSVLGTALTIKMVAYVGVAPLIAATVDRLPKKAVLVSSDVIRLLIAMMLPFVTETWQIYALVFVLQSASATFTPAFQSLIPSVLPEPRDYTRALALSRLAYDLEALLSPLVAAALLAVISYNNLFLGTVVGFAASAVLVLTTRFPSLLHDQPASSFWQRLSIGMRVFARSPSLRFLMLTNIVVAAGTALVLVNSVVYAKGVFGFDDAALAVTLGAYGVGSLVVALNIPWIVERIGVTRTMLAGTAVVVSGLIAAVGITIIAVDTGAGWWALLTVWSVLGAGTSLINTPSSRLLAEASTPANRNLVYTTQFALSHACFLVTYPLAGWLGATSLPAAAGALAGVGVLGTTAALLLRRRTTT